A DNA window from Methanosphaera sp. WGK6 contains the following coding sequences:
- a CDS encoding methanogenesis marker 7 protein, with protein MYETMTYTGGVHKHYEMEELIEDLGGFILQKNESQLDITLTIAIPSEDTDKIEKKAKELLGAVEVSPLASTEIAVVSPTLAHQHLPHAACDIAEYMRRYGTKTNMIGLARGAGKGIAQINKEEKDLIEEHDLAIFSLGSFEECIRKKKFLFEDINIPVIVTGSPVIDADEINANAYIEGFGRIPRRLKRGENIRALRKLANTAETIISKQKEDLNDDPLIISPVIVKIAIERNVPEVEHVNSPMAIVSQLDGVRVKLPYDKFHEEIENVVVEGYRLGDIAEIKKSKMYDHILVKILPETAII; from the coding sequence ATGTATGAAACAATGACCTATACAGGTGGAGTTCATAAACATTATGAAATGGAAGAGTTAATTGAAGATTTAGGTGGATTTATTTTACAGAAAAATGAATCACAACTTGATATAACTTTAACTATAGCAATTCCATCTGAGGATACTGATAAAATTGAAAAAAAAGCTAAGGAATTATTAGGTGCTGTTGAAGTATCACCTCTAGCCAGTACTGAAATAGCTGTAGTTTCACCAACTCTTGCACATCAACATCTTCCTCATGCTGCTTGTGATATTGCTGAATATATGAGAAGATATGGTACTAAAACAAATATGATTGGACTTGCAAGAGGTGCTGGAAAAGGTATTGCACAAATAAATAAAGAAGAAAAAGATCTTATTGAAGAACATGATCTTGCTATTTTTTCTTTAGGTAGTTTTGAAGAATGTATTCGTAAAAAGAAATTTTTATTTGAAGATATTAACATTCCTGTTATTGTAACAGGTAGTCCTGTAATAGATGCAGATGAAATAAATGCTAATGCTTACATTGAAGGTTTTGGAAGAATTCCTCGTCGACTTAAACGTGGAGAAAATATAAGAGCTTTAAGAAAATTAGCCAATACTGCTGAAACAATAATTTCAAAACAAAAAGAAGATTTAAATGATGATCCATTGATAATATCACCAGTTATTGTTAAAATTGCAATTGAAAGAAATGTTCCTGAAGTAGAACATGTTAACTCACCAATGGCTATTGTAAGTCAACTAGATGGAGTTCGTGTGAAACTTCCATATGATAAGTTCCATGAAGAAATTGAAAATGTGGTTGTTGAAGGATATAGATTAGGTGATATTGCTGAAATTAAAAAATCTAAAATGTATGACCATATTTTAGTTAAAATACTTCCTGAAACAGCAATTATATAA
- a CDS encoding DUF1922 domain-containing protein has translation MVYYIFRCDCGRVLYSKDIYKTKKCTCGKTLTVKKRRIFKTVDTMEQATEAVQDMQEEIYGGSCFKTADKL, from the coding sequence ATGGTATATTATATATTTAGGTGTGATTGTGGAAGAGTACTATACTCTAAGGATATTTATAAAACCAAGAAATGTACTTGTGGAAAAACATTAACTGTTAAGAAAAGAAGAATTTTTAAAACAGTAGATACAATGGAACAAGCAACAGAAGCAGTTCAAGATATGCAAGAGGAGATATATGGGGGGTCTTGTTTTAAAACAGCAGATAAACTATAA
- a CDS encoding DegT/DnrJ/EryC1/StrS aminotransferase family protein encodes MINIAKPIISDEEIEAVTEVLKSGMLAQGSKVEEFQNEFAKYVEAKYGIATTSGTTALHTALIAADIKPGDEIITTPFTFAATSNSILYSQATPVYADINPKTFNLDPEKIEEKITDKTKAIMPVHLYGQPADMDPIMEIAEKHDLKVIEDAAQAHGAVYHGKKIGSIGDLGCFSFYPTKNMTTGEGGMVTTNDDDLAEKSGMIRAHGESKRYEQSLLGYNYRMTNIAASIGLIQLKHIDEFNRKRNENASYLNEGLADVEGITTPYTADNVTHVFHQYTIRVSKDRDNFKQYLTDNEIGTGIHYPIVLYKQPYYQTLGITGNCPEAEKAASQVISLPVHPSLTTEELDTIIETVKKGSEELL; translated from the coding sequence ATGATAAATATAGCAAAACCAATAATCAGTGATGAAGAAATAGAAGCAGTAACTGAAGTTTTAAAATCAGGTATGTTAGCTCAAGGTTCAAAAGTAGAAGAATTCCAAAATGAATTTGCAAAATATGTTGAAGCAAAATATGGAATTGCTACTACTTCTGGAACAACAGCACTACATACAGCATTAATTGCTGCAGACATTAAACCAGGTGATGAAATAATTACAACACCATTTACATTTGCAGCAACATCCAATTCAATATTATATTCCCAAGCAACACCAGTATATGCAGATATAAATCCAAAAACATTTAATCTTGACCCAGAAAAAATAGAAGAAAAAATAACAGATAAAACTAAAGCAATAATGCCAGTTCATTTATACGGACAGCCAGCAGATATGGATCCAATCATGGAAATTGCTGAAAAACATGATTTAAAAGTTATTGAAGATGCAGCTCAAGCACATGGTGCTGTATATCATGGGAAAAAAATAGGAAGTATTGGTGATTTAGGTTGTTTTAGTTTCTATCCAACAAAAAATATGACCACTGGAGAAGGTGGAATGGTTACAACCAATGATGATGATTTAGCTGAAAAATCAGGAATGATAAGAGCACATGGTGAAAGTAAAAGATATGAACAATCATTACTTGGTTACAACTACCGTATGACTAATATTGCAGCTAGTATCGGATTAATACAACTTAAACATATTGATGAATTCAATAGAAAAAGAAATGAAAATGCATCATATCTTAATGAAGGATTAGCTGATGTTGAAGGTATAACCACACCATATACTGCAGATAATGTTACTCATGTATTCCACCAATACACTATAAGAGTATCTAAAGATAGAGATAATTTTAAACAATATTTAACTGATAATGAAATTGGAACTGGTATTCATTATCCAATTGTATTATACAAACAACCATATTATCAAACACTAGGAATTACAGGTAATTGTCCTGAAGCTGAAAAAGCTGCAAGTCAGGTTATTTCACTCCCAGTACATCCTTCATTAACTACTGAAGAACTTGATACAATTATAGAAACTGTTAAAAAAGGTTCTGAAGAACTACTATAA
- the psmB gene encoding archaeal proteasome endopeptidase complex subunit beta: MNQSDKDVKGTTTVGFVCKDGVVLATETRATMGSLVANKGAEKLFQLNDRIGATIAGTVSHAQSLMDIISAEITLYELRNEKEMSMDAVAVLTSNILKSGQYYVQTILGGVDKNGAKLYSLDPSGSYMEEKCTATGSGSPYAFGVLEDRYTEDLTVEEGKKVAIKAITSAMERDVYSGNGYRLGTITKDGMKIYTEEEIAEIKAQI; encoded by the coding sequence ATGAACCAATCAGATAAAGATGTTAAAGGAACAACCACCGTAGGATTTGTATGTAAAGATGGTGTTGTTTTAGCAACAGAAACTCGTGCTACTATGGGTAGTTTAGTTGCAAACAAAGGAGCCGAAAAACTTTTCCAATTAAATGATAGGATTGGAGCTACCATAGCAGGAACAGTATCACATGCACAATCATTAATGGACATAATCAGTGCTGAAATTACATTATATGAATTAAGAAACGAAAAAGAAATGTCTATGGATGCAGTTGCTGTTTTAACAAGTAACATACTAAAATCAGGACAATATTATGTACAAACTATTCTTGGTGGAGTAGATAAAAATGGTGCAAAATTATACTCATTAGATCCAAGTGGAAGTTACATGGAAGAAAAATGTACTGCAACAGGTTCTGGATCACCATATGCTTTTGGAGTACTTGAAGACAGATACACTGAAGATTTAACAGTTGAAGAAGGTAAAAAAGTAGCAATTAAAGCAATTACATCAGCAATGGAACGTGACGTTTACTCTGGAAATGGTTACAGATTAGGAACCATTACAAAAGATGGAATGAAAATATATACTGAAGAAGAAATTGCTGAAATAAAAGCACAAATATAA
- the comB gene encoding 2-phosphosulfolactate phosphatase, giving the protein MVIDLLRASTTITVALNNFKEIIPVNDIEKAFKLKEKYNAVLAGEKKVLKLDKFDVSNSPYYIQNFKGNTLILKTTNGTKVLENMQNNNKNADILIGSSINAKAIAEKSLEMAEDEIQLIMAGRHQNFTIEDGIGAGIIINEIVNLAKIKEIPLDITESGQVAQMIAEDHKIAQDLIYTSNSADILRSLGYPEDIDVCAKINESNIVPIYKNNKITQL; this is encoded by the coding sequence ATAGTCATAGATTTATTAAGAGCAAGTACAACAATAACAGTAGCATTAAATAATTTTAAAGAAATAATTCCAGTCAATGATATAGAAAAAGCATTTAAACTAAAAGAAAAATATAATGCAGTTCTAGCTGGTGAAAAAAAAGTTCTAAAATTAGATAAATTCGATGTATCTAATTCACCATACTATATTCAAAACTTCAAAGGAAATACATTAATCCTAAAAACAACCAATGGAACAAAAGTACTAGAAAATATGCAAAACAACAATAAAAATGCAGATATATTAATTGGATCATCAATCAATGCTAAAGCAATTGCTGAAAAATCATTAGAAATGGCAGAAGATGAAATTCAATTAATCATGGCTGGTAGACATCAAAATTTCACAATAGAAGATGGGATAGGTGCTGGAATAATAATTAATGAAATAGTAAACCTTGCAAAAATAAAAGAAATACCTCTAGATATCACAGAATCAGGTCAAGTAGCTCAAATGATAGCAGAAGATCATAAAATAGCTCAAGATTTAATATATACATCAAACAGTGCAGATATATTACGATCACTAGGATATCCAGAAGATATAGATGTATGTGCTAAAATCAATGAATCGAATATAGTGCCAATTTATAAAAATAATAAAATAACTCAATTATAA
- a CDS encoding TraB/GumN family protein: MTNENMNMDNIPKRIFIKPPIVHLPKNIPKISDNEAIDNAEEIIEPIHEPSLEIIGTAHISDKSIDTVREVIYDKKPEIVAIELDAGRFQNLIDEMNGIKREQNFDLKNILKSSNLTVTIVSLFLSNMQKRMGEEVGVKPGSEMLEAYKIAKEVNADIALIDRNIQTTFKRTLDGMSLREKLSFVWELIKSYLISDDEEEELFKEEVEHLKQDDVIIEVMDYFKETSPGGYNALVHERDAYMAYNLKSLEDKNVVAVVGAGHKNGIMDYLKKPSTIPPIESINTVKESKISFIKIILYLIPVLFIVMFIGAFMQGINIQGGIINYLIFACGGAFIGSLLSGSKIQSALVGMVVAPITIIHPLLAAGWFSGIVEGKLRHVGVNDLTELSNFESFKDLWHNSLFRVILVVLGTNIGCTVGFLLTLNNVFLPYVNIVFGI, from the coding sequence ATGACTAATGAAAATATGAACATGGATAATATTCCTAAAAGAATCTTTATCAAACCACCTATTGTACATTTACCTAAAAATATTCCTAAAATTTCTGATAATGAAGCAATAGATAATGCTGAGGAAATAATTGAACCTATACATGAACCATCCTTAGAAATAATTGGAACTGCACACATATCTGATAAAAGTATAGATACAGTAAGAGAAGTAATATATGATAAAAAACCAGAAATAGTAGCTATTGAATTAGATGCAGGTAGATTTCAAAACTTAATTGATGAAATGAATGGAATTAAAAGAGAACAAAACTTTGATTTAAAAAATATATTGAAATCATCAAATCTAACTGTTACAATAGTAAGTCTATTTCTATCAAATATGCAAAAGAGAATGGGTGAGGAAGTAGGAGTAAAACCTGGTTCTGAAATGTTAGAAGCATATAAAATTGCAAAAGAAGTAAATGCAGATATTGCATTAATTGATAGAAATATTCAAACAACATTTAAGAGGACATTAGATGGGATGAGTTTAAGAGAAAAACTATCATTTGTCTGGGAATTAATAAAATCATACTTAATAAGTGATGATGAAGAAGAAGAGTTATTTAAAGAAGAAGTAGAACATCTAAAACAAGATGATGTAATTATAGAAGTTATGGATTATTTTAAAGAAACATCCCCTGGTGGATACAATGCCCTAGTTCATGAACGTGATGCATATATGGCATATAATTTAAAAAGTTTAGAAGATAAAAATGTTGTAGCAGTAGTAGGGGCTGGACATAAAAATGGAATAATGGACTATTTAAAAAAACCGAGTACGATACCACCCATTGAGTCAATTAATACAGTAAAAGAATCAAAAATATCCTTTATAAAAATAATTCTCTATCTAATACCTGTATTATTTATTGTAATGTTCATAGGAGCTTTCATGCAAGGTATTAATATTCAAGGAGGAATAATAAACTACTTAATTTTTGCTTGTGGTGGAGCATTCATTGGTTCATTATTATCTGGATCAAAAATACAATCGGCTCTTGTGGGTATGGTTGTAGCACCAATTACGATAATACATCCATTATTGGCTGCAGGATGGTTTTCAGGAATTGTTGAAGGAAAATTAAGACATGTGGGAGTAAATGATTTAACAGAACTATCAAATTTCGAGTCATTCAAAGATTTATGGCATAATTCCTTATTTAGAGTGATTTTAGTAGTTCTTGGAACAAATATTGGATGTACAGTTGGATTTCTATTAACATTAAATAATGTGTTTTTACCCTATGTGAATATAGTCTTTGGAATTTAA
- a CDS encoding tRNA (guanine(10)-N(2))-dimethyltransferase: MDTHIIEEGLVKIEVPDFEKVSAKAPVFYNPVMEMNRDISVVVINQYRKEVDHDISICDAFGGTGIRGARYSKEIPGVESVVVGDVNPLAVEIAKKNMELNGISNVDVQKNDANILLQSNKGLFDVVDIDPFGTPAMFIQSTAANIRPGGLICISATDTSALCGTYHDPCLRKYGAEPQKTEYCHENGIRILAASIARNLAVNQKYLHILFSHSTEHYMRIYAIVKRGGKKTNESLDNIGFIAHCPNCLHRELIHGYAPTIPESCPNCEGKYDVAGPLWLGSIWDKDFLGNMIKTAENLELNKKDELLKLFNSCYEEAEGPVTFYDIHKICKKLKISSPKINDVIDEIRSRGYFISRTHFKLTGLRTNMPLDELKQLILDIKEEKLGVEA; this comes from the coding sequence ATGGATACACATATTATTGAAGAAGGATTAGTTAAAATAGAAGTGCCTGATTTTGAAAAAGTATCAGCAAAGGCACCTGTATTTTATAATCCTGTAATGGAAATGAATAGGGATATATCGGTTGTAGTAATTAATCAGTATAGAAAAGAAGTAGATCATGATATTTCGATATGTGATGCTTTTGGAGGAACAGGTATTAGAGGTGCAAGATATTCTAAAGAAATACCTGGTGTTGAAAGTGTTGTGGTAGGTGATGTAAATCCATTAGCAGTAGAAATAGCTAAAAAGAATATGGAACTTAATGGCATTTCAAATGTGGATGTTCAAAAAAATGATGCTAATATACTATTACAATCCAATAAGGGATTATTTGATGTTGTGGATATAGATCCATTTGGAACACCTGCAATGTTTATTCAATCAACTGCTGCAAATATTAGGCCTGGTGGATTAATATGTATAAGTGCAACAGATACTTCAGCTTTATGTGGAACTTATCATGATCCTTGTCTTAGAAAGTATGGTGCAGAGCCTCAAAAAACAGAGTATTGTCATGAAAATGGGATAAGAATATTAGCAGCATCAATTGCAAGAAATCTTGCAGTTAATCAAAAATATTTACATATACTATTTTCACATAGTACTGAACATTATATGAGAATTTATGCAATTGTAAAAAGAGGAGGTAAAAAGACAAATGAATCTCTTGATAATATTGGATTTATAGCTCATTGTCCAAATTGTTTACATAGAGAATTAATTCATGGGTATGCACCAACTATTCCTGAGAGTTGTCCAAATTGTGAGGGTAAATATGATGTGGCAGGACCATTATGGTTAGGTTCTATATGGGATAAAGATTTTTTAGGGAATATGATAAAAACTGCTGAAAATCTAGAATTAAATAAGAAAGATGAATTATTAAAGTTATTCAATAGTTGTTATGAGGAAGCAGAAGGGCCAGTAACTTTTTATGATATTCATAAAATCTGTAAGAAATTAAAAATAAGTTCACCTAAAATCAATGATGTTATTGATGAAATTAGAAGTAGGGGTTATTTTATTTCAAGAACTCATTTTAAATTAACAGGACTTAGAACAAATATGCCATTAGATGAATTAAAACAATTAATTCTTGATATAAAAGAAGAAAAACTAGGTGTTGAAGCTTAG
- a CDS encoding TIGR00269 family protein, whose protein sequence is MKIEPEKFNEYVKNNVFNTITNYKLIEDNDKVMIGVSGGKDSILTLHMLHQYQQEADINFEIKAVCIDEGICDYREQGINSAKENCENLDISLVIHSFKDEWGYSLDEIHDLYKSTCMPCGVYRRYLLNKISDMYHCDKIATGHNMDDEIQSFLMTFARNDQNKFPKFTPALNRIHKNMVPRIKPLWQLPEKDVGIWCVVNNIPIHDEECPYSVTSLRSDVKLYLNKLEEKEKGIKKNIFNSFKKTFKLPSKEVQLTTCELCGQATAKSPCKACVMTEEIKNKL, encoded by the coding sequence ATGAAAATAGAACCAGAAAAATTTAATGAATATGTTAAGAATAATGTTTTCAATACAATTACTAACTACAAATTAATTGAAGATAATGATAAAGTTATGATTGGAGTATCTGGTGGAAAAGACAGTATTCTCACATTACATATGTTACATCAATACCAACAAGAAGCAGATATAAATTTTGAAATAAAAGCTGTTTGTATTGATGAGGGAATTTGTGATTACAGAGAACAAGGAATAAATTCTGCTAAAGAAAATTGTGAAAACTTAGATATTTCCCTTGTAATTCATTCATTTAAAGATGAATGGGGTTATTCCCTAGATGAAATTCATGATTTATATAAAAGTACATGTATGCCCTGTGGAGTTTATAGAAGATATTTACTAAATAAGATATCAGATATGTATCATTGTGATAAAATTGCTACAGGACATAATATGGATGATGAAATTCAATCATTTTTAATGACTTTTGCTAGAAACGATCAAAATAAATTTCCAAAATTTACACCCGCACTAAATAGAATTCATAAAAATATGGTTCCACGAATAAAACCATTATGGCAGTTACCTGAAAAAGATGTGGGAATATGGTGTGTTGTAAATAATATACCAATTCATGATGAAGAATGCCCATATTCTGTTACTTCTCTAAGAAGTGATGTTAAATTATACTTAAATAAACTAGAAGAAAAAGAAAAAGGTATTAAGAAAAATATATTTAATTCATTTAAAAAAACATTTAAACTACCATCTAAAGAAGTACAATTAACCACTTGTGAACTTTGTGGACAAGCTACTGCTAAAAGCCCATGTAAAGCATGTGTAATGACAGAAGAAATAAAAAATAAATTATAG
- a CDS encoding Mrp/NBP35 family ATP-binding protein, translating to MAHEHGANLSDEDKKAIIEQNINITRNLANIKYKIAVMSGKGGVGKSTVAVNLAQAFNAMGLKTAIYDVDIHGPNVPKMLGIENEKLNVKGNKLIPVETDDGILVASMAFLIENNGSPIIWRGPQKTGAIKQLISDVAWSNLDVMIFDNPPGTGDEPLTVLQMIPDLDAAIMVTTPSSVSEEDVVKCVSMTKMLDIKNIGLVENMSYFECPDCNKKINLFGESKGKEFAEAMDVDYLGDLPFRTSVSEAADKYEVPIVKSEPESKASEGFMKIAEEIKAKYMTKD from the coding sequence ATGGCACATGAACATGGAGCAAATTTATCTGATGAAGATAAAAAAGCTATAATTGAACAAAATATTAATATAACTCGTAATTTAGCAAATATTAAATATAAAATTGCTGTTATGAGTGGTAAAGGTGGAGTAGGAAAATCTACAGTAGCTGTTAATTTAGCTCAAGCATTTAATGCTATGGGATTAAAAACTGCTATCTATGATGTGGATATTCACGGACCTAATGTACCTAAAATGTTAGGTATTGAAAATGAAAAATTAAATGTTAAAGGTAATAAATTAATACCTGTTGAAACTGATGATGGTATTCTCGTTGCATCAATGGCTTTCTTAATTGAAAATAATGGTTCACCTATTATTTGGAGAGGTCCACAAAAAACAGGAGCAATTAAACAATTAATATCTGATGTTGCATGGAGTAATCTTGATGTTATGATTTTTGATAACCCTCCAGGCACTGGTGACGAACCTTTAACTGTTTTACAAATGATTCCAGATTTAGATGCAGCAATTATGGTTACAACTCCAAGTTCAGTTTCTGAAGAAGATGTTGTTAAATGTGTCAGTATGACTAAAATGTTAGATATTAAAAATATTGGCCTAGTAGAAAACATGTCTTACTTCGAATGTCCTGATTGTAACAAAAAAATAAACCTTTTCGGAGAAAGCAAAGGTAAAGAATTTGCTGAAGCTATGGATGTTGATTATTTAGGTGATTTACCATTTAGGACCAGCGTATCTGAAGCTGCTGATAAATATGAAGTACCTATTGTTAAATCCGAACCAGAATCTAAAGCATCAGAAGGATTTATGAAAATTGCTGAAGAAATTAAGGCAAAATATATGACAAAAGATTAG